Below is a window of Zygosaccharomyces rouxii strain CBS732 chromosome C complete sequence DNA.
AACTCAtgcttcttttcttcttcaaactGGAATTCCTCCTTGAAATTGATACTTTTACCTGATGCAGCGCTAGACTGTGCGCTTAAAGCAGATTGACCATGTAACAAGTGCTTTTCTTCCTCGGTTAGATCAAGAGCAGTAGCAGTAAAACTTAGCAAGGAGCGAGCACTCTTACGTCTTGCCATTTGTCTGTGACGAAGATTGGCATCACCATATTCAGAGGGGTGACGAGTCCTAACAAATGAAACACCAACATCGCTAACCCATTTGGCTACCAAAGCGGTCCAACCACATTGGTGAGAGGCACCTAAACCACGACCGGTATCACCGTCAAAGTACTCAAAGAATGGAACTAGGCCCTTAAAATGCTCATCAGTAGATAAGAACTTCTGATATGGACCGTAGTAGCAAGCACGATCACCCTCTTCGTTGGGAGTGAACAATTGGATCATACGGgaaccaatttcaacagCAACTTCAgccaaattcaaaaattcaccaGAACCAGCTGGGCATTCGACCTTGAAATCATCACCGTAGTATAGGTGAAATCTTTGTAAAGATTCTACCAGTAAAAAAGTAGTTGGGAACCAAATTGGACCTCTCCAGTTGGAGTTACCACCAAACATACCAGAATCAGATTCTGCTGGTAAGTACTTTACTTCGTAGTGGCTACCATTAACGTTCATCTGGAATGGATGTTTCTCATGGTACTTGGATAAAGATCTGATACCATAAGTGGATAAGAACTCGCTCTCGTCCAACGTACGTTTTAAGATAGCTTTCAATCTGTCAGCGTTAACAAGGGATAGTAATATTCTTTCACCGACACCTCTACGACGCATGGATGCAATGTTCCTTTCAACAACTTCACTCTTGTTTTCGATAAACCAGTcaactcttttcttgaaacTTGGAAACTTCTTAAGTAGtccatcttccaaagtCATCGAAGCATATAGTGGAATCAAACCCACCAATGACCTTACCGGTAGTTGCTGTCTGTGAGGACCACCCCAAGAGATAGCATCGTAGTAAAATTGGTCTTCTTCGTTCCACAAGTTCTGCCTTACAATTTCTGGGAAACCTTCCTTGGTATTATCGACGATGTGTTCGAAGGACAAAGAGTCGttgatcaagatgaagtgctcaaagaatttggatgCGATATCTTCGTAAACTGGGTTTTCAATCGCCAACTCTAGGGCAATATTTAACATTTGCAAACAGTAGAAGGCCATCCAACCTGTAGAATCTGCCTGTTCCAATCTGCCCCCGGTTGGCAATGCTTCAGAACGGTTAAAGATACCAATATTATCTAGACCTAAGAAACCACCTTCAAAAACATTATTACCTTCAGCATCCTTACGGTTAACCCACCAAGTGAAGTTTaacaacaatttttggaaaacacGCTCCAAGAATAATCTATCTTGTCTGCCATACAAATTCCTTTCAATCTTGTAAACACGGTAAGCTGCCCAAACATGAACTGGAGGGttaacatcttcaaaattccATTCATAGGCTGGCATTTGACCGTTAGGATGCATGTACCACTCTCTGGTCATGACATCCAATTGTTTCTTTGCGAAATCTGGATCCACCATAGCAATTGGAATGGTATGGAAAGCGGTATCCCAAGATGCAAAGAAAGGATACTCCCATTTATCTGGCATCGATAAAATATCTTCAATGTACAAGTGTTTCCAGTTTTTATTTCTACCACCTGCTCTACCCTTTTGTGGAGGAGGTTTGATACTGACATCACCATTGTACCATTCATCCCAAGTCAGGTTGTAGAACTGCTTAGTCCATAGTAAACCGGCAAATGCTTGTCTCTGAATGGTCCTTAGTTCATCACCGGCCGGTAATGGGTTAACACGCCAATAAAAGTTATCAGCCTCTTCTTCACGCTCAGAAAAGATACCATCAAAGacgtcttcatcaataataGCCAAGTCATCGGTCCTGAACAAGTTCTCACCTTCAACCAATTCGTCAGAGAACTTGTAACGAACAGTAACGTACTCCCCTGGAGGGATGTCCTCGAAGTGGTAAACGGCAGCAGCCTTAGTACCTTTGTGTTCGGGGTTAACAGCATCTTTATTACCATGAACTAAATATTCCTCAATTGCATCTTTGGTAAAGGGAGCCGGATTTGTTTCGTTACTgaataatttcttcaagttAGACTCGTTACCAGTGAATAATAGTTCCGGGTCCACATCCTCCTGACAGGAAGAATTTTCAGCACTTGGAGAAGGTTGGAAAACTATTTGACGACCACCAAACTTATGGTGATCCACATGAATCATATTCTTAGCCTTCGAATCTTGAACCAATTTAGAGGTATCGGGACAGCTCTTCCACGCCCAAACATTTCTAAACAACACCTGGGGAGCGACATGTAGAGAACCGTGCTCAGTCTTACTACGGTTGTGAACCGTTATTCTAAAGTTTAAATCCTCAGGATTTTCATCACGCTTCGCCATTTCAAAGACAACATCGAAGTAGGGAGTATCGCCAGTAGCATTATCTTTGTACAAACCATCTACTTCGTAAACTTCAAACTCCTTGTCATTCAATCCACGTTGtgcattttcatcaactaGTTGCTTGTAAGGGAATGGTTTAGCGAATGGATATTTGTACAAACTCTTCATGTAAGAGTGAGTTGGGGTGTTGTCTAAGTAGAAGTATAGTTCCTTAACATCTTCACCGTGATTACCTTGGTGGTTGGTCAAACCAAACaatctttctttcaatCTTTCGTCTTTACCGTTCCATAGGGCAACGTTCATACACAGTAATTGTCTATTATCGGAAACACCGAATAACCCATCTTCACCCCAACGGAAGACTCTTGAGTTAGCATGTTCAAAGGGGAAAAAATTCCAGGCATCACCGTCAAGGGAGTAATCTTCACGAACAGTAGCCCATGAACGTTCACTCAAGTATGGACCCCAGCGGTACCAATACTTTTTATGTTCTCTGTTCTCCTTTAATTTCTGCTCCTCCCTGGTAGAGTCCACCAGTTCTTTCCTCAATTGATCCATGCTCATGATCGTTATTTCAATTAGAATTCCAGGAAGAAATTTCTACGATCATGGGGCGATTAAGTATTATTACAACCTTTTATAGTCAAACTGTCAATAGCGAAAGCGAAGGCGAAAGAGGATCGAGAAAGTGCCCCCTTAAAGGTTTTATACTGGGGTCGATCCCTTTGTTGCCTTTCGACGCAAGTGGACAGAGGAGGATCATCGCATTCGGAAAGCAAGTTTGGCAGCACCAGTACAAAGGAAACAAAAGGTTATTAGAGCTTAAACGTTGCTATCAATTGGAACTGCGAGACGAGAGGGCCCAAGGTAGAGCTCTCCCTTCCTTCTAGGATAAGGGGTTTTTCTCGGTTTCAAAGAGCAGGCAGGGCTGATAGCGTCTGCCCATAAAAATAGCATAAAACAATTTCAGAAAATGAAGGGAAGAagtaaaaaataaaaaaaaaaataaaaaaaaagacatCTATTGTTTCCTTCAGTTGTATGGAGTCATAATTAGCACAGACGGTTAGGCACTACTCTTGTTTTCCTGATCTTATCTTCTGCATTGATGTGCTTGAAGTCGCAGTGCCTTTGAGGTCTTCTGTCCTTCTGCGTCGTTAGTTGTAATTTTGACAATGCTGGGATCACATAGAGGTTACACCAATTGCTACCTTCTTGAGTACTCTGAATTGGCTGAAAGGGATGGGACTTGATGGTAAAGTGCTAGCTACATTGCTAGACAGATGCGTTTTCAGTGGAAACCCATTCTCAAGCCGCGAATCCGGACCCTGGGGTATTCATCATCATGCGGGAAGCGTGTGGGTTTCTCAGCTACAGAGGGAAAGATCTAACTGGTTGGTAGTTGAAGTTGGTATGAAGTTAAGTCTTGCGCGGAGCCTGTGTACGTTGTTTAGCATTTGAAAAGtaaaattttgatcatAGATCTTGTTTACATCTCGTGTTATGTTAACGCGTCTTGACCTGCCGATGAGGACACTGAAGAAAGTTACAACTGACCGACAAAATGTAAATATAAGAGTAACGCAAGTGATACGTCTGCAAGAACTTTACCACGAAATTACTGTGTGACACTTCTCAAATGTACAATTTGTAATCAAGACTACTTATCCTGGAGTTACTCCGGTTACTTCATATTGGACATGCAAGGAACCCAACAGCGGCAGCACATCTTAGTATGCCCCACTAATCTGTACAACCACTGCTATTCGttcttttaaaaagaaccaaaataGTTCCTGTTCGCTTTGCTCACAGGTTGAAGGGCGATCCCGGCGCATTGCTGCCACCAATATCGTGGCTACTTATTATCGACTGTGTCAGAACCCTGGGCATCAAATTGCCACTATGCATGTCCAGCTGTCAGCATATGACCATCTTACACATCCACACAGACTTCGATATCCAGCTGGCTCACCTCGCTCAATGTCTACTGAGTCGATCAGCTCCCCCCACAGCACCAAATTAACACTCATATCCCAGCACCCAACACGTTACCGCCGCCACGTAACAGCAGTTCCTCCAACCACTACCCCCAGTTCCCACTCAGTTCACAGCTCTCAATGCTCGCTCTTTCTTATCATAGCAGCCCCGCTATGGTTATCTCTCCGATGCCCCCCTGCTCCCAACAACCGCCTACATAGACTCTGCCCATGTAAAAGAACCAATATGAGTTCTGCTTCCCAACACCCGATACATTGCCACCGTGCTTCCACGGTGACTGAATACAGCTATCCCTCAAGAACCCCCCTAGATCCCATTGCCACCGCCTTACGACAGCGGCTAAGATACAGATACCCCTCCATCCTTACGAGGGCAGCGAGCAAGCAcagttttggttcttttttaaaagaacaGACGATATCAGTCCGTTTGACATCCGCGACTTGATCCtttcaaaaagaaccaaaactgTTCTTGCTCGCTGCGCTTGCAAGAGTGACACGCAGAGGACCAAGTCCATCTTGCCGCCAACGTCCCCTTTTATACTCCGCTTCCCCTAATTTGCCACCGAACGTTACCCTCTCCGCCCCCTAATCTGCTCTTCAGCGGCTCGCCCACTCCTCAGCGCCTTCTCCACTCACATGCTCAAAAATCTATTAAATAGTCCTACATAGTGTTTCTATACAACATACATTACACACTGCACCTCGATCCGCTACTAAAAATAGAACATACTTGCCTTATGACCTGTATCCTCATTAACTACTCATGACTCACCCCCTAATCACTCATCGCACATTATCCCCCATCACTTCCTCACCCCTGCAATACCACATGTGCTCGATTAACGTTTATTTACCCCTCTCCCCCCTGGTTTCCACGCAAACCCAGATTCAACTCCGGCTCACCCCGTAAATCAAACGCCACAGTTCGACGCTTGATAATGGAGCTCATTTAAAACTCCGATCtgcaaaaaaaaaattatcaccCGTATACTATAATTACTCATTACCGCTATAAAAACATATAATGACTAAATATGCCAAAAAAATCTCATCTAattatcgttattattaATTCTGTATCccattttttattatcCCGAATCTTATCATAGTGAATTGCGTTACATGCCCAGCTCTTGCTTTAGTTACCACTCGCTAGCCATAGTCTGTAGTTATCTTGAGCAGCATTTGCAAATTCACGGTCATCGGATTGCCAACTGAATAGTTCCAAATTCTTATGATCTTCCTCTATTAGAGTTTCATCCATAtctaatttgaaaacttcatcttctatCAGTAGCGGTGTCGCCagtaattcttcttggtaTGTACTTTCTTCTGGCTCCGTTATCGTATCCGAAAGTAGAGAGGGTGGTACgctgaattggaaaacttcTGGTAAACTCATAGTTTTTGGTATATATTTcttgttgatgttgatgttgatgttgatgttgataTTGATGTTGTAATGTGATGAACACTTGATCTGCtaattgaacaaattgttATCCCATCAACGAAAAATCTACCTAATCCTTTTTATATAAAATTGACTTTGTCATCGGTAAAATATTTAGGCACCTTGTTGGTCTCGCCAGCCGTGTCCCCAACAGCACACCAGTGCCACACAAGAAACTGTGGGGAGACAGAAACGACTGACTCACACTGAAACGACGGAACGTGGGAACCAAGAATCGGAAAGacgaaaaagaaaaccgTCAACAGTCTAAACGAAAACGGACTGCAGGATTACTGACAATAGCGTCATCCTCGtcattattactgttaccGTTATTACTGATAGTGTATTATGGCTCAACAGACACCCAGCTGCAAACCACAGGCATGCGCCATACAAAATTGTCTCTTTTCCAATAACTACAATGAGTCTCGATGTGACCAAGCTATCAATGACCTTTACAGGTGCTGTGAAAAGTTTTACAAGGAAACTAACTCCAAGGGTGTCACACCCTGTTGTCCTAAACCAGACCTACTAAGAACTAAGATGACTCAGCGTGGGTTACAAGAAGAATGAGTAAAT
It encodes the following:
- a CDS encoding uncharacterized protein (similar to uniprot|Q04336 Saccharomyces cerevisiae YMR196W Hypothetical ORF), translating into MSMDQLRKELVDSTREEQKLKENREHKKYWYRWGPYLSERSWATVREDYSLDGDAWNFFPFEHANSRVFRWGEDGLFGVSDNRQLLCMNVALWNGKDERLKERLFGLTNHQGNHGEDVKELYFYLDNTPTHSYMKSLYKYPFAKPFPYKQLVDENAQRGLNDKEFEVYEVDGLYKDNATGDTPYFDVVFEMAKRDENPEDLNFRITVHNRSKTEHGSLHVAPQVLFRNVWAWKSCPDTSKLVQDSKAKNMIHVDHHKFGGRQIVFQPSPSAENSSCQEDVDPELLFTGNESNLKKLFSNETNPAPFTKDAIEEYLVHGNKDAVNPEHKGTKAAAVYHFEDIPPGEYVTVRYKFSDELVEGENLFRTDDLAIIDEDVFDGIFSEREEEADNFYWRVNPLPAGDELRTIQRQAFAGLLWTKQFYNLTWDEWYNGDVSIKPPPQKGRAGGRNKNWKHLYIEDILSMPDKWEYPFFASWDTAFHTIPIAMVDPDFAKKQLDVMTREWYMHPNGQMPAYEWNFEDVNPPVHVWAAYRVYKIERNLYGRQDRLFLERVFQKLLLNFTWWVNRKDAEGNNVFEGGFLGLDNIGIFNRSEALPTGGRLEQADSTGWMAFYCLQMLNIALELAIENPVYEDIASKFFEHFILINDSLSFEHIVDNTKEGFPEIVRQNLWNEEDQFYYDAISWGGPHRQQLPVRSLVGLIPLYASMTLEDGLLKKFPSFKKRVDWFIENKSEVVERNIASMRRRGVGERILLSLVNADRLKAILKRTLDESEFLSTYGIRSLSKYHEKHPFQMNVNGSHYEVKYLPAESDSGMFGGNSNWRGPIWFPTTFLLVESLQRFHLYYGDDFKVECPAGSGEFLNLAEVAVEIGSRMIQLFTPNEEGDRACYYGPYQKFLSTDEHFKGLVPFFEYFDGDTGRGLGASHQCGWTALVAKWVSDVGVSFVRTRHPSEYGDANLRHRQMARRKSARSLLSFTATALDLTEEEKHLLHGQSALSAQSSAASGKSINFKEEFQFEEEKKHELNSSDAHKSESKLIEHLKDKIGGLTFGGGSGGNLEEVKPELSCQYNENK
- a CDS encoding uncharacterized protein (no similarity), which produces MGLDGKVLATLLDRCVFSGNPFSSRESGPWGIHHHAGSVWVSQLQRERSNWLVVEVGMKLSLARSLCTLFSI
- a CDS encoding uncharacterized protein (no similarity); protein product: MHVQLSAYDHLTHPHRLRYPAGSPRSMSTESISSPHSTKLTLISQHPTRYRRHVTAVPPTTTPSSHSVHSSQCSLFLIIAAPLWLSLRCPPAPNNRLHRLCPCKRTNMSSASQHPIHCHRASTVTEYSYPSRTPLDPIATALRQRLRYRYPSILTRAASKHSFGSFLKEQTISVRLTSAT
- a CDS encoding uncharacterized protein (some similarities with uniprot|Q04329 Saccharomyces cerevisiae YMR195W) → MSLPEVFQFSVPPSLLSDTITEPEESTYQEELLATPLLIEDEVFKLDMDETLIEEDHKNLELFSWQSDDREFANAAQDNYRLWLASGN
- the CMC4 gene encoding Cmc4p (similar to uniprot|Q3E7A9 Saccharomyces cerevisiae YMR194C-B): MAQQTPSCKPQACAIQNCLFSNNYNESRCDQAINDLYRCCEKFYKETNSKGVTPCCPKPDLLRTKMTQRGLQEE